GGTCATCAACTGGAAGGCCCTGGCCAAGGCCGGAACGATCAGCGACGATGATCTGGACCTGTTCCGCTATGTCGAAACCGCCGATGAGGCAGTGCAGATCATAGACGAATGGGAGTTGCCCCGCGACTGAGCGGGACCACCCACCGCGCCGCCTTTCCACGGCGATAATTTACATCGAGACAGCCTCAATTCCCGATTGTCAGCGGGATCGGATTTCGTTACGCCCTGATTGTTACAGTATAACGTAACAATCAGGAAACATCCCTCCCAGGATGCAGTAACCGGAAGAGGTCAAAGACGATGCAAATGGCAATCACCAGATATCTTGGCGCAGTGGCGGTCGGTTCGATGCTGCTTTTCGCCGCACAGGCGCAGGCGAACGAAAGCGCCGACAAATCCTCGTCACATGATCATTCGCATGAACATGATCACGCGCATGACACCGACAAATCCGTCTACAAGGGCTATTTCGAAGATAGCCAGGTCGAAGACCGCCCGCTTTCGGATTGGGAAGGCGACTGGCAGTCCGTCTACCCCTATCTGGTGGATGGCACGCTTGACCCGGTGATGGCTGACAAGGCCGCACATGGCGACAAGTCCGTCGAGGAATACCGCGCCTATTACGAGACCGGATACAAAACCGACACCGACCGGATCGTGATCGAGGGCGACAGCGTAACCTTCTACGAAGGCGACGCATCAGTGCGAGGAACCTACGAAAGCGACGGCTACGAAATCCTGACCTATGAAAAGGGCAATCGCGGCGTTCGGTTCATCTTCAAGAAGACCGCGGGCGATGACGAGGCCCCTGACTTCTTCCAGTTCAGCGATCACCGCATCGCCCCCGAGAAGTCCGATCATTACCACCTTTACTGGGGAGATGACCGCGCGGCTCTGCTGGAAGAACTGACCAACTGGCCGACCTACTATCCCTCGTCACTCAGCAAAGAGCAAATCGTCGAGGAAATGCTGGCGCATTGACGCGATTTTCAGGCTGCCCGCTTTCTTCTGGGCAGCCTGCTTCAGGCCGGATTCTGTTCTGCCGATCCAAGCCGCAAAAGAGAAAACTCACCCCGACGCTTCGGCGGCGATCTCTGCCCGGCTCTTGCGGCCCCGCTCGGTCGCGGATTTCAGCTGACCACAAGCGGCCATGATATCCTCGCCACGCGGCGTTCGGATCGGGCTGGCGTAACCCGCCTTATGGACGATATCGGCAAAGCTCTCGATCCGCTCCCAACTCGAGCGCTGGTAGGGCGCGCCGGGCCATTCGTTGAAGGGGATCAGGTTGATCTTGGCCGGAATACCGCGAATCAGCTTGACCAGGCGCCGGGCATCCTCGTCGCTGTCATTCACCCCGTCCAGCATCACATATTCGAAGGTGATCCGCTCGCTGTTCGACAATCGCGGATATTCGCGCAGCGCCGCCAAAAGCGTCTCGATATTCCAGCGGCGATTGATCGGCACCAGCTTGTTGCGCACCTCGTCGGTGGTGGCGTGAAAACTGACCGCCAGAAGGCAGCCGATCTCTTCGGCGGTGCGGGCGATCTCGGGCACGACGCCGCTGGTCGAAAGGGTGATCCGGCGGCGCGAGAGGCTCAACCCCTCGTTGTCCATGACGACCTTCATCGCATCGCGAACGCCCTCGAAATTATACAGGGGCTCGCCCATACCCATCAGCACCATGTTGCTGACCAGCCGCGTCTCGTCCCTTGGCGCACCCGGCACCGGCCATTCGCCCAGATCGTCGCGCGCCACCATCAGCTGGCCGACGATCTCGCCCGGGGTCAGGTTGCGCACCAATTTCTGCGTGCCGGTATGGCAGAAGGAACAGGTCAGTGTGCAGCCCACCTGCGAGGAAACGCAAAGCGTGCCCCGCCCCTCTTCGGGGATATAGACCGCCTCGACCTCATGCCCACCGGCGATTCGCAGCAGGTATTTCCTGGTGCCATCGGCACTGACCTGACGGCTCACGATCTCGGGTAGAGCGATTTCGAACGTCTCGGCCAGCAGCGCCCGGTAATCCTTGGCCAGGTTGGTCATCTGCGCGAAATCGCGCACACCCCAATGATAGATCCACTGCCAGACCTGCCCGACCCGCATCTTTGCCTGCTTCTCGGGCGTGCCCGCGGCAATCAGCGCATCGCGCAACTGATCGCGTGTCAGGCCGACAATATTCACCCGGCCACCTTCGGGCAGCTTTCGGGGGATGGTCAGAACATCCTGCGTGATCGGAGCGGACATGTCAGGGTCACCGGCAAATTGATTGAAGGACCCGGAAATAAGCTAAACGGGGCCGTAAATCAACAGGCCCCGTGCAGGACCCTCGGCCCTGCATCGACAAGCTTTGGTCCCCTGCCTTACTGGCAGCGTTCTTTCGCAGTATTGGTCGCTGCGGTAATGCCCGAAAGGCTGAAGGTATCCTTGGTCACCGTCCCGCGCGAGGAACGCCCGGTGATCGTGGTATCCGACCCGGCCCGCAATGCGCCGATCAGCTTCTGATCTTCGTCGGGGCTACCGGTCCAGGCACTTTCGCCCTCGGTGAACAGGTTGAATTTCTGCCCCCCCACATCGAGCTCGACCGTAGAATCGGGCGCGAAGGGATAGCCGCCGGTGAACGACACTTCGCCATTCTGACCCGGACGGTAAGCGACATACAGGCGGATATCGCCACGCGTCACTTCCTTGGGGTTCCCTTCAGAATCCGTGTTCACCGTGGATTTCGGAGGCGACACCGCCCAGCATTCCTGAGGATCTGTTGCCGCGAACACGGTCCAGTCCCCTTCGGTTGCAACGACATTGTTGGATTCCTGTGCGCCCGCTGTCCCCAGCCCAGCCATCAGGAGTGCGACTGCGGCCATGCCGCGCAGCGTGATATTCTTCATGCTCTGGTCTCCTGCCATGTTTCGCCGCTCAGTTCGACGTTCTTTTCCCGATTGCGTTGGTCTTTTCAACCACCTGTGGACAGGATAACGAAAATCACTGCATGAAAAAGGGGAACATGCGTAAAATCGCGCAATTGTCAGGGGGAAAATTGTGATGCGAGCAGCAGAAATGATCGAATTGTGGCGCGGAGGCCGGCGCGAGAGCCTTCATCTGGGCCATGCCGTGATCTGCGACAGCACCGGGGTGCTCGAAGCCTGGGGCAACCCGAGCGAGGTGATTTTTCCGCGATCATCGTGCAAGATGGTCCAGGCATTGCCGCTTCTGGAAAGCGGCGCGGCGGACGCTGCGGGCCTGACCGACCGCCAGCTTGCCTTGGCCTGTGCCAGCCATAACGGCGCCCATATCCATGTCGAGGCGGTGGATCGCTGGCTGACCACGCTTGACCTGCAGGAAACGGACCTGCGCTGCGGTTGCCACATGCCCAAGGACCCGGACGAGAACCGGCGCCTGACCTGTTCGGACCACAAGCCGGACCAGCGGCATAACAACTGCTCAGGCAAACATGCCGGTTTCCTGACCCTCAACCGCCATCTGGGCGGCGGGCCGGAATATGTCGATCCAGAGCACCCGGTTCAACAAGCCGCGAAAGCCGCCTTTGAAGAGGTCACCGGGGAAACCAGCCCGGGCTATGGCATCGACGGCTGCTCGGCACCCAACCATGCCTGCAGCCTCACCGGACTCGCCAGTGCCATGGCCAGGTTTGCCAAACCCGGCGGCGACCGGAGGGGGCAGGCAATGCAACGCCTGGTCGCTGCAATGCGCACCCATCCCGAGATGGTGGCAGGCGAAGGACGCGCCTGCACCACCCTCATGCGCGCGATGCAAGGCAAGGTCGCGGTCAAGACCGGCGCCGAGGGCGTCTTCGTCGCCATCCTGCCCGAACAGGGGCTAGGCATCGCGCTCAAGGCCCTGGACGGCGCCACCCGTGCCAGCGAAGCGGCGATCATTGCGCTTCTGCTGCATCTGGATGTCTTGGACAAAGACAATCCGGTCGTCTCGACCTACCTGACAGGTCCGATCCGGAACTGGCGTGGAACCGTCACCGGGGAAATGCGGACCGCGCCGGGCTTCCCCGACTGATTCGTCACGAATCCGACGCATTTTTCTGCTTGAATACCGCCATGAGGGCCGCGCCCCCAATCGTCCCTCTGAAATACCGTTCGGCCGGCACCCCTTTGGCAGAGCGGGTGTCGGCCCCCTCCCCATCTCGCGCATCTGGATCCCGAACCCGGTCCTCTCGGGGCATGCCCTCAAAGCAGCTCCCAGATCAGGCGCAATGCCAACGCACCCGATGTCAGGACCAGCAGCGGCTTGATCAGCCTGGCGCCGATCCGCGCGGCCAGCCTCGCCCCCAAAGCCGCACCCGCGATCTGCGCCAGGCCCATCATGACGCCCAGCAGCCACAAGGGCTGCCCGATCAGCGCGAAACTCAGCAAACCTCCCAGATTGGAGAACAGGTTCAAGAGCTTGGTATGCGCTGTCGCCTTCAGGACGCCATATCCGGCGAGCGTCACGAAAGCGATCATGTAGAACGATCCGGCCCCCGGTCCCACCAATCCGTCATAGAACCCGATCAATGGCACGATGCAGGCCGCGAAGATCGCCGGAGCGACGCGCTGCCGCCGGTCAAGATCGTCCAGGCCGGGCTTGACCGCGAAGAACACGGCGATGCCGATCAGGATCACCGGCAGCCCCAGCCGCAAACCATCGGTCGGCAGGTATGTGACCAGGGCCGCACCCACGATCCCACCCAGGCCCGCGATCAACGCCGCCCGCCACTGGGTCGCCGGATCGACCAATCCCCGCCGCGCATAGCTGATTGCCGCCGTCGCCGAGCCGAACACGCCCTGGACCTTGTTGGTGGCCAGAGCCTGCGCGGGCAGCACACCGGCCAGCATCAACGCCGGGACCGTGATCAGGCCGCCTCCGCCGGCGATGGCATCGACGAAACCGGCAGCGAACCCGGCGGCAAGCAGGATCAGGATCAGATCGAATGACAAATCAAGCATAGGCAACTTTCGGCGTGGCGGGTATCGGTTCCCGGCGCGGCAATGCGCCCATTGTCGGGCCTTGTAAAGATCCGCCAAGAGCGGGGGTTTCACACCCCCGCACCCCCGTGGGATACTTGCATGAAGAAGAAGGAATAGACTCATGCTGGACAGGTTGGAATTGCGGCATCCGCTGATACAGGCGCCGATGGCTGGCGTCTCGACGCCCGAACTGGCGGCGGCGGTCAGCGAAGCAGGTGCGCTGGGCTCGGTGGCGCTGGGCGCATTGGACACAGCGAGAGCGCAGGACGCGATCTCAAGGACACGGGCGCTGACCGGGCGGCCCTTTGCGGTGAACCTGTTCTGCCATCGGCCCGCGCATCGCGACCACGCGCGCGAAATGGCGTGGCTCGAGCGGTTGCGCCCCGAATTTCGCCGTTTCGACAGCACCCCGCCAGATCACCTGACCGAAATCTATCAGAGCTTCCGCGCCAACCCGGCCATGCTGGACATGCTGGTCGAGGCGCGTCCCGCCGCGATCAGCTTTCACTTCGGACTGCCCGAGCCCGATCAGCTTCAGGCCCTGCGCGCAACCGGTGCCGTCCTGCTGGCCACGGCAACCAGCGAGGCCGAGGGCCGGGCCATCGCGGATGCCGGGCTGGACGGGATCGTGGCGCAGGGATGGCAGGCAGGCGGGCATCGCGGCAGTTTCGACCCCGAGCTTGGCGATGAACAGCTGGAAACCCTGCCCCTGACCCGCCAATTGACCGGGCTGGGCCTACCGGTGATCGCGGCGGGCGGAATCATGACCCGTGAAGATGCCCGGCAGGCGATACAGGCCGGGGCCATCGCCGTGCAATGCGGAACGGCCTTCCTTCTGGCGCCCGAAGCCGCGACCTCGGCGGCGCATCATGCCGCGCTGTCCAGTGGCAAAACGGTGATGACCCGCGCGATCTCGGGCCGCCCGGCGCGCGGCATGGAAAACCTGTTCACCGCCATCGACGGCACGGATGCCGCAGATTATCCGGTCGCCTATGATGCCGGCAAGGCGTTGAACGCGGCAGCGCTGGCGGCGGGGGAAACGGGCTATGGCGCCTTCTGGGCCGGAACGGGCGCGGCAAGCGCCATTGCCCGCCCCGCAGCCGAGACCGTGGCAGCGATCAGCCTGTGACGAAATCCGCCACGGAATAGCCCTGCAGGTACAACAGCGCCGTCAGGTCGCCGTGATTGATCCGGATGCCCGCCTGCTCAGCCACCGCGGGCTTGGCATGCAAGGCCACGCCCGCCCCGGCCTGCTGCAACATCCCCAGATCATTGGCCCCGTCACCCACGGCGATGACCTCCCCGAAAGTCAGGCCGCGTGCGACGGTGATCTCTTCCAGCGCCTCGGACTTGGCCTCTCGTCCAAGCACCGGCAGGGCGACATGACCGGTCAGCACCCCGTCATCGGCCAGCAGGGTATTGGCGCGGTGCTCGTCAAAGCCCAGCCATTGCGCCACTTCGCGGGTGAATGCCGTGAATCCGCCCGAAACCAGCGCCGTATAAGCGCCATTCGCCCGCATCGTGCCGACAAGCTCCCGCCCGCCCGGAGCCAATGTGATCCGCGTCTTCAGCACTTCGCCGATGATGTCTTCCTTCAAACCCGCCAGCAGGCCGACCCGCTCGACCAGCGCCTCGTGGAAATTCAGCTCGCCATTCATTGCTCGCGCAGTGATATCGGCGACCCGCGCGCCGACCCCCGCCATATCGGCCAGCTCGTCGATACATTCCTGCTCGATCATGGTCGAGTCCATATCGGCGAGCAGGATCTTCTTGCGCCGACCGCTGCTGGGCCGGATGACCAGGTCCAGCCCGATGGTCTGCAAATCCCCCCAGACCTGATCGAGATCCTCGGGCATGGTCTGGATCTCGAACTCTCCGGCGATGCCAGGATTGAGCCATGATGCCGATCCGCCCTGCCAACGCTTCGCCAGCTCTTCCAGCAACTCGGTCTGCAGATTGGCGAGCTTCGGGGAGGCGATCAACGAAACGGTATACATGGCAATGCTCCGGCTTGGGTGGCCGCCATGCTCTAAACCAAAGCACCGTCGAATGGAAATCGTTAACAAGAGCTTTCGGCGGCCAGGGAAATCACCCCGAAATGCCATTCAGCGTACGCTGCCTGTGTACAGGTTGTGTACGCGCTGTGTACGTTCGGTGTACGGATGTCACAGGCAAAAACCCAGCATTTGCTGGGCCAGTCCGCTTCCTGTTGCGCGGCGGTGCTTTAGCAACGCGCGCTGCTGTTGCGCAACACGCATTCATGGCGGCCAGGCGATGAACCCGGCCGCCACGGAAACCTGATCAGAACGGGCTGTCCGGGAAGTGGAACTGCTCGGCGTTCTCGGGCGTGATGAGTTGCGAACCGATGATGAAGCGCCCGGTCATCGGCGCGTTCGACACAAAGTTCAACGCCGTCATCTCGATGGCCGAGGAAATCAACGCCGGCGGATAGGTCACGTTCACCGGCAGCTGCGGATCGCCATCCATGATCCGCTTGACGATCTCCTTCATGCCGGCACCGCCGATCACCCACATCTCGTCCTCGCGTCCGGCTGCCGCGATGGCTTCAAGCACACCGATGGCCATATCGTCGTCGGCCGCCCATACCGCGTTGATTTCAGGGTATTTCGACAGGAAGTCCTGCATGACGGTAAAGGCATCGTCGCGGTTCCAGTTGCCATGCTCCATGTCGAGGATCTCGATGTCCGAGCCCTCCAAGGCGGCCTGGAACGCCTCGACCCGTTCATTGTCCAGCGTGGTCGGAATGCCGCGCAGCACCACAATCTTCGAGCCTGCTTCGAGGTTCTCGCTGAAATATTCACCCGCGACCCGGCCAAACGCGGCGTTGTCGCCCGCGACATAAAGGTCCTCGATCCCGTCCTGGCTCAGGCCGCGATCAACGACGGTCACGAATTTGCCCGCCTCTTTCACAGATGCGACCGGCCCGGTCAAAGGCTCTGATTCAAAAGGCAAAACCACCAGCCCATCGATATTGCGGGTGGCCATCATGTCCTCGATATCGCTGACCTGCTTGGCAGCATCCCCCGCCGTCGCCAGCACGAATTCAAGGTTGGGATAGGTTTCGCCCATCCGCTCGATGGTATCCTGCGCGTGCCAGTTCAGCCCGCCCATGAACCCATGCGTCGCGGACGGAATCGATACACCGATCACCTTCTTTTCGGCCTCGTCCTGCGCCAAAGCGACGCCAGCCGTCAGCCCCATCACCGCCGTCAATGCGGCGGCCTTCATCAGGCTTCTGCGTTTCATCAGTCTTCCTCCCGGTTGTTACCGCTCTTCGGCGGTGCGTTTCTCCCGCTGCAGAACCACAGCAAGAACGATGATGACCCCCTGTATCGCCCCGTTGAGATAGGGGCTGACCAGGTCGGCCAGGTTGAGAATATTGTCGATCAGCGACAGGATCAGCACACCGACGACCGTGCCCCAGACACGCCCCGTGCCGCCCTTGAGCGCCGTGCCG
This region of Paracoccus saliphilus genomic DNA includes:
- a CDS encoding ZinT family metal-binding protein; translated protein: MQMAITRYLGAVAVGSMLLFAAQAQANESADKSSSHDHSHEHDHAHDTDKSVYKGYFEDSQVEDRPLSDWEGDWQSVYPYLVDGTLDPVMADKAAHGDKSVEEYRAYYETGYKTDTDRIVIEGDSVTFYEGDASVRGTYESDGYEILTYEKGNRGVRFIFKKTAGDDEAPDFFQFSDHRIAPEKSDHYHLYWGDDRAALLEELTNWPTYYPSSLSKEQIVEEMLAH
- the rlmN gene encoding 23S rRNA (adenine(2503)-C(2))-methyltransferase RlmN produces the protein MSAPITQDVLTIPRKLPEGGRVNIVGLTRDQLRDALIAAGTPEKQAKMRVGQVWQWIYHWGVRDFAQMTNLAKDYRALLAETFEIALPEIVSRQVSADGTRKYLLRIAGGHEVEAVYIPEEGRGTLCVSSQVGCTLTCSFCHTGTQKLVRNLTPGEIVGQLMVARDDLGEWPVPGAPRDETRLVSNMVLMGMGEPLYNFEGVRDAMKVVMDNEGLSLSRRRITLSTSGVVPEIARTAEEIGCLLAVSFHATTDEVRNKLVPINRRWNIETLLAALREYPRLSNSERITFEYVMLDGVNDSDEDARRLVKLIRGIPAKINLIPFNEWPGAPYQRSSWERIESFADIVHKAGYASPIRTPRGEDIMAACGQLKSATERGRKSRAEIAAEASG
- a CDS encoding invasion associated locus B family protein; amino-acid sequence: MKNITLRGMAAVALLMAGLGTAGAQESNNVVATEGDWTVFAATDPQECWAVSPPKSTVNTDSEGNPKEVTRGDIRLYVAYRPGQNGEVSFTGGYPFAPDSTVELDVGGQKFNLFTEGESAWTGSPDEDQKLIGALRAGSDTTITGRSSRGTVTKDTFSLSGITAATNTAKERCQ
- a CDS encoding asparaginase — translated: MRAAEMIELWRGGRRESLHLGHAVICDSTGVLEAWGNPSEVIFPRSSCKMVQALPLLESGAADAAGLTDRQLALACASHNGAHIHVEAVDRWLTTLDLQETDLRCGCHMPKDPDENRRLTCSDHKPDQRHNNCSGKHAGFLTLNRHLGGGPEYVDPEHPVQQAAKAAFEEVTGETSPGYGIDGCSAPNHACSLTGLASAMARFAKPGGDRRGQAMQRLVAAMRTHPEMVAGEGRACTTLMRAMQGKVAVKTGAEGVFVAILPEQGLGIALKALDGATRASEAAIIALLLHLDVLDKDNPVVSTYLTGPIRNWRGTVTGEMRTAPGFPD
- a CDS encoding TSUP family transporter produces the protein MLDLSFDLILILLAAGFAAGFVDAIAGGGGLITVPALMLAGVLPAQALATNKVQGVFGSATAAISYARRGLVDPATQWRAALIAGLGGIVGAALVTYLPTDGLRLGLPVILIGIAVFFAVKPGLDDLDRRQRVAPAIFAACIVPLIGFYDGLVGPGAGSFYMIAFVTLAGYGVLKATAHTKLLNLFSNLGGLLSFALIGQPLWLLGVMMGLAQIAGAALGARLAARIGARLIKPLLVLTSGALALRLIWELL
- a CDS encoding NAD(P)H-dependent flavin oxidoreductase is translated as MLDRLELRHPLIQAPMAGVSTPELAAAVSEAGALGSVALGALDTARAQDAISRTRALTGRPFAVNLFCHRPAHRDHAREMAWLERLRPEFRRFDSTPPDHLTEIYQSFRANPAMLDMLVEARPAAISFHFGLPEPDQLQALRATGAVLLATATSEAEGRAIADAGLDGIVAQGWQAGGHRGSFDPELGDEQLETLPLTRQLTGLGLPVIAAGGIMTREDARQAIQAGAIAVQCGTAFLLAPEAATSAAHHAALSSGKTVMTRAISGRPARGMENLFTAIDGTDAADYPVAYDAGKALNAAALAAGETGYGAFWAGTGAASAIARPAAETVAAISL
- the serB gene encoding phosphoserine phosphatase SerB: MYTVSLIASPKLANLQTELLEELAKRWQGGSASWLNPGIAGEFEIQTMPEDLDQVWGDLQTIGLDLVIRPSSGRRKKILLADMDSTMIEQECIDELADMAGVGARVADITARAMNGELNFHEALVERVGLLAGLKEDIIGEVLKTRITLAPGGRELVGTMRANGAYTALVSGGFTAFTREVAQWLGFDEHRANTLLADDGVLTGHVALPVLGREAKSEALEEITVARGLTFGEVIAVGDGANDLGMLQQAGAGVALHAKPAVAEQAGIRINHGDLTALLYLQGYSVADFVTG
- a CDS encoding ABC transporter substrate-binding protein translates to MKRRSLMKAAALTAVMGLTAGVALAQDEAEKKVIGVSIPSATHGFMGGLNWHAQDTIERMGETYPNLEFVLATAGDAAKQVSDIEDMMATRNIDGLVVLPFESEPLTGPVASVKEAGKFVTVVDRGLSQDGIEDLYVAGDNAAFGRVAGEYFSENLEAGSKIVVLRGIPTTLDNERVEAFQAALEGSDIEILDMEHGNWNRDDAFTVMQDFLSKYPEINAVWAADDDMAIGVLEAIAAAGREDEMWVIGGAGMKEIVKRIMDGDPQLPVNVTYPPALISSAIEMTALNFVSNAPMTGRFIIGSQLITPENAEQFHFPDSPF